In Helianthus annuus cultivar XRQ/B chromosome 8, HanXRQr2.0-SUNRISE, whole genome shotgun sequence, a single genomic region encodes these proteins:
- the LOC110870601 gene encoding uncharacterized protein LOC110870601, translating to MVVNNSFKSIANAGFNMESKVSDVFANNSWRWPAAWRDLYPVLIQLDQMSFDTHRPDKLVWRQGDQIHDFSTSRAWDSIRHRELEVGSSRIVWFGQCIPRHAFLMWLIMRRKLLTQDKILSWDFSRRKNMDMMCCLLCHANHDSHSHLFFECKYSAQVWHMVRCKVGMASVQAKWDDIVNWLLLRSKSKSAADYITRLGVAASAYFIWQERNARLFKNQLRPPEILSELIIQQVRYKLMGARLKNCDNVRRLLREWEIEGTELHDDGG from the coding sequence ATGGTGGTTAATAATTCCTTTAAGTCTATTGCTAATGCGGGGTTCAATATGGAGTCTAAAGTCTCGGATGTGTTTGCTAATAATTCGTGGAGATGGCCAGCCGCTTGGAGGGATTTATATCCGGTTCTGATACAGTTGGATCAAATGTCCTTTGATACGCACAGACCTGATAAACTCGTATGGCGACAAGGAGATCAGATTCATGACTTTTCTACATCTCGTGCTTGGGATTCGATTAGGCACCGAGAATTGGAGGTTGGGTCGAGTCGCATTGTTTGGTTCGGTCAATGCATTCCGCGTCATGCGTTCTTAATGTGGCTGATCATGAGAAGAAAATTACTCACTCAGGATAAAATATTGTCTTGGGATTTCTCGCGTAGGAAGAATATGGATATGATGTGTTGTTTACTCTGTCATGCTAACCATGATTCTCACAGTCATCTGTTCTTCGAGTGTAAGTATTCTGCTCAAGTGTGGCATATGGTTAGGTGCAAAGTGGGTATGGCTTCGGTGCAGGCCAAATGGGATGATATTGTTAATTGGCTTCTGTTGAGGTCCAAATCGAAATCGGCAGCTGATTATATTACGAGATTGGGGGTGGCGGCTAGTGCTTATTTTATTTGGCAGGAGCGTAATGCTAGATTATTCAAGAACCAGTTGAGACCTCCGGAAATCCTAAGTGAACTTATTATTCAACAGGTGCGGTATAAATTGATGGGAGCGAGGTTGAAGAATTGTGATAATGTGCGGCGACTTCTAAGGGAGTGGGAGATTGAAGGAACTGAACTCCATGATGATGGCGGCTGA